Proteins encoded together in one Halalkaliarchaeum sp. AArc-CO window:
- a CDS encoding isochorismatase family protein, protein MNRNGAYYVPDVIPDSDLEYFETEGETSRTAAWGDSPAVLVVDLTLAFIEERPEVSQPCVESTAELLATARDVDVPVVYAVPTPAGTYPREYRKPTIRSVEGTPDEEHRQWVEKLDEIPPEVEPQESEQVFEKPRASAFFDTHLSNYLHHYGIDTLIICGMSTSGCVRATVVDGHSSNFRMIVPPECVADRSVVSHEVSLFDMEMKYADVTPLLAVTDRLQKKN, encoded by the coding sequence ATGAACAGGAACGGCGCGTACTACGTCCCGGACGTGATCCCGGATTCGGACCTCGAGTACTTCGAGACGGAGGGGGAAACTTCGCGGACCGCCGCATGGGGTGATTCGCCCGCCGTCCTCGTCGTGGATCTGACGCTTGCGTTCATCGAAGAACGACCGGAAGTCAGCCAGCCGTGCGTGGAGTCGACCGCGGAGCTCCTGGCGACGGCGCGGGACGTCGACGTTCCGGTCGTGTACGCGGTTCCGACACCCGCCGGCACGTATCCCCGGGAGTATCGGAAGCCAACGATACGATCCGTCGAGGGAACGCCGGACGAGGAGCATCGACAGTGGGTAGAGAAACTCGACGAGATCCCCCCCGAAGTTGAACCGCAGGAGAGCGAACAGGTGTTCGAAAAACCCCGTGCGAGTGCCTTCTTCGACACGCACCTGTCGAACTACCTGCACCACTACGGGATCGACACCCTGATCATTTGCGGGATGTCGACGAGTGGCTGCGTCCGGGCGACCGTGGTTGACGGCCACTCCAGCAACTTCCGGATGATCGTGCCGCCGGAGTGCGTGGCGGACCGATCGGTGGTCTCACACGAGGTGTCGCTGTTCGACATGGAGATGAAGTATGCCGACGTCACACCGCTTTTAGCGGTCACGGACCGGCTCCAGAAGAAGAATTGA
- a CDS encoding phosphate ABC transporter permease yields the protein MVTPVDVGLVLAGLLLAFVGAALSVYAVTLAGFLVGAGTGYVFAPSLLGVVGAEGLVATAGIVVVVGLVGAFLAYAGLSFAVMGIGGIVGAFIARFAVAPIYVAGTWETAAVTVVGLVVGALFGLVATKLTLVFTSGFIGSAFATRSLTLAEFQAAQETLSIEPLIFDMLSPLFLAVFVLGVLFQVGLFRFGYVTKLVGIVPGARRWTAGEDKSGS from the coding sequence ATGGTCACCCCAGTCGACGTCGGACTCGTCCTCGCAGGGCTGTTGCTCGCGTTCGTCGGGGCGGCGCTTTCGGTGTACGCCGTCACGCTCGCCGGTTTCCTCGTCGGCGCGGGAACCGGGTACGTCTTCGCACCGTCGCTGCTCGGTGTCGTCGGAGCCGAGGGTCTGGTCGCGACCGCGGGAATCGTGGTCGTCGTCGGTTTGGTCGGGGCGTTCCTCGCGTACGCGGGTCTCTCGTTTGCAGTGATGGGGATCGGGGGAATCGTCGGCGCGTTCATCGCCCGGTTCGCCGTGGCGCCGATCTACGTCGCCGGGACGTGGGAAACCGCAGCGGTCACCGTCGTCGGCCTCGTGGTCGGCGCGCTGTTCGGCCTGGTCGCGACCAAGCTGACGCTGGTGTTCACAAGCGGCTTCATCGGCTCGGCGTTCGCGACCCGGTCGCTGACGCTCGCCGAGTTCCAGGCCGCCCAGGAGACGCTGTCGATCGAGCCGTTGATCTTCGACATGCTCTCGCCGCTGTTTTTGGCGGTGTTCGTTCTGGGGGTGCTGTTCCAGGTCGGGCTGTTCCGGTTCGGATACGTGACCAAACTCGTCGGGATCGTCCCGGGCGCGCGACGGTGGACAGCGGGAGAAGACAAGAGCGGATCGTAA
- a CDS encoding zinc ribbon domain-containing protein: protein MPRDNREPRARRRCFACGEPISRGTKTCPHCEEVQPSGVLSIVLATVGVFTFLIGFLVGMFSIGMSSIVGFVIAIVGLALAVGSYSRYLDIKAAKYGRPR from the coding sequence ATGCCCCGTGACAACCGCGAGCCACGGGCGCGACGTCGCTGTTTCGCCTGCGGCGAGCCGATCTCGCGAGGCACCAAAACGTGCCCACACTGCGAGGAGGTCCAGCCGTCGGGAGTGCTGTCGATCGTGCTCGCAACAGTCGGAGTGTTCACCTTCCTGATCGGGTTTCTCGTCGGGATGTTCTCGATCGGGATGAGCAGCATCGTCGGGTTCGTGATCGCGATCGTCGGGCTCGCGCTCGCGGTCGGATCCTACAGCCGGTATCTCGACATCAAGGCCGCCAAATACGGACGCCCGCGGTGA
- the menD gene encoding 2-succinyl-5-enolpyruvyl-6-hydroxy-3-cyclohexene-1-carboxylic-acid synthase has protein sequence MTAPNRNALWAAAIVEELVAAGVDTACVTPGSRSTPLAVAFANHDDVHVFSHLDERSSAFFALGRARRTGRVTPLVCTSGTAAANYHPAVLEADRARVPLLALTADRPPELRDSGANQTVDQEKLYGNAARYYKDLPEPEAAPRKLRSLRTTVARALSAAEGTPAGPVHLNVPFAKPLEPTPVDGDVPADLEPVAAEGRRASTSTVEPFVDRTAGTPELDERSLRAVAQNLEAERGLIVAGPADPPGFDRESIVALSHATGYPILADPLSGLRFGGHVRVAPVISGYDGYLTADSEDALASPADEWPAPDVVLRLGASPTSKSLRKYLARSGADQFVVDPAGGWREAEFSATDLVVADPSRLCARLAELLQGRSAGKEEWRRRWETADRIHFETAHQWIVDGDERDGTEGQALYEGWVLSDVVDLAPDPATVFVSNSMPIRDADRFAAADSSAVTMLGNRGASGIDGIVSTALGAGSGTTDDLVCVLGDLAFYHDMNGLLALARCEVEATFVLVNNDGGGIFHKLPIERFDPPFTRQFKTPHGLDFEPSEGLYGVSFARVDARPESDLESPRETFRECLSAAIAAEGSHVVELRTDAKAGHRAREALEGAVRERVVKETQTG, from the coding sequence ATGACCGCACCGAACCGAAACGCGCTGTGGGCGGCAGCGATCGTCGAGGAGCTGGTTGCCGCGGGGGTCGACACCGCCTGTGTCACGCCGGGAAGCCGATCCACGCCGCTGGCCGTCGCGTTCGCGAACCACGACGACGTTCACGTCTTCTCTCACCTCGACGAGCGCTCGTCGGCGTTTTTCGCTCTGGGCCGGGCGCGGCGTACCGGTCGGGTGACGCCGCTCGTGTGCACGTCGGGGACTGCGGCGGCGAACTACCATCCGGCGGTGCTCGAGGCGGATCGCGCCCGCGTGCCGTTGCTCGCGCTCACTGCCGACCGGCCGCCGGAACTGCGCGACTCCGGAGCGAACCAGACAGTCGACCAGGAGAAGCTCTACGGCAACGCGGCCCGGTACTACAAGGACCTCCCGGAACCGGAAGCCGCCCCGAGAAAGCTCAGATCGCTCCGTACGACTGTCGCCCGTGCCCTCTCGGCGGCGGAGGGGACGCCTGCCGGACCGGTTCACCTGAACGTGCCGTTCGCGAAACCGCTTGAACCGACTCCGGTCGACGGCGACGTGCCCGCGGATCTGGAGCCCGTGGCCGCAGAAGGGCGACGAGCCTCCACGTCGACGGTCGAACCGTTTGTCGATCGAACCGCCGGGACGCCGGAACTCGACGAGCGATCGCTCCGGGCGGTGGCACAGAACCTCGAGGCGGAACGGGGGCTCATCGTCGCGGGGCCGGCCGATCCCCCTGGATTCGATCGGGAATCGATCGTCGCACTCTCGCACGCGACCGGCTATCCGATACTCGCAGATCCGCTCTCCGGACTTCGGTTCGGCGGCCACGTGAGGGTAGCGCCGGTGATTTCGGGGTACGACGGCTACCTGACCGCCGACTCGGAGGATGCACTGGCCAGCCCGGCCGACGAGTGGCCGGCGCCGGACGTCGTACTCCGACTCGGGGCGTCTCCGACGTCGAAATCGCTCCGGAAGTATCTCGCCCGGTCGGGAGCCGACCAGTTCGTCGTCGACCCCGCCGGTGGCTGGCGGGAGGCGGAGTTTTCCGCGACGGATCTCGTCGTCGCCGATCCGTCCCGTCTGTGCGCTCGACTCGCCGAGTTGCTCCAGGGCCGATCCGCCGGGAAAGAGGAGTGGCGTAGACGCTGGGAGACGGCGGACAGGATCCACTTCGAGACGGCCCACCAGTGGATCGTTGACGGGGACGAACGGGACGGGACGGAGGGACAAGCCCTCTACGAGGGTTGGGTGCTGTCCGACGTCGTCGATCTCGCGCCCGACCCCGCGACGGTGTTCGTGTCCAACTCCATGCCGATCCGCGACGCCGACCGCTTTGCGGCCGCCGACTCGAGCGCCGTGACGATGCTCGGAAATCGTGGGGCGTCGGGCATCGACGGGATCGTCTCGACGGCGCTGGGGGCGGGCAGCGGAACGACCGACGATCTGGTCTGTGTGCTCGGTGATCTGGCCTTTTACCACGACATGAACGGGCTGTTGGCGCTCGCGCGGTGCGAGGTCGAAGCGACGTTTGTACTCGTCAACAACGACGGCGGCGGGATCTTCCACAAGCTCCCCATCGAGCGGTTCGATCCGCCGTTCACCCGGCAGTTCAAAACCCCACACGGCCTCGATTTCGAGCCGAGCGAGGGGCTGTACGGCGTCTCGTTTGCCCGCGTCGACGCGAGACCCGAAAGCGACCTCGAGTCTCCTCGGGAGACGTTTCGGGAGTGCCTCTCGGCGGCGATCGCCGCCGAGGGATCACACGTCGTCGAACTTCGGACGGACGCGAAAGCGGGTCATCGCGCGCGGGAGGCTCTCGAGGGGGCTGTACGCGAACGGGTCGTGAAAGAAACCCAGACCGGCTAG
- a CDS encoding J domain-containing protein → MHREAIVVGLAAVMGGMTAFMLVVAVVVSPFFFLLSVPFGGATYVMWQHATGRLSFDQARASTVGGVRFGPEGPEETRGQRGERDRRAERNRRRAYQSNGTGAGSGTQRGNRFSKREAFQTLEIEPDASADAIRRAYRRRVKESHPDTDSGSREEFKRVNRAYERLREE, encoded by the coding sequence GTGCACCGAGAGGCGATCGTCGTCGGACTCGCAGCAGTCATGGGTGGGATGACTGCGTTCATGCTCGTGGTCGCCGTCGTCGTTTCCCCGTTCTTTTTCCTTCTGTCGGTGCCGTTCGGGGGCGCGACGTACGTGATGTGGCAACACGCAACGGGTCGTCTCTCCTTCGATCAGGCTCGGGCGTCAACAGTCGGAGGTGTGCGTTTCGGACCCGAAGGCCCGGAGGAGACCCGCGGGCAACGGGGCGAACGAGATCGACGTGCAGAACGCAACCGGAGGCGCGCCTACCAGTCGAACGGAACGGGGGCGGGATCGGGGACGCAGAGGGGGAACCGTTTCTCGAAACGCGAGGCATTCCAGACGCTCGAGATCGAACCGGACGCGTCGGCCGACGCGATACGGCGTGCCTATCGGCGTCGAGTAAAGGAATCTCACCCCGACACCGACTCCGGCAGCCGGGAGGAGTTCAAGCGCGTCAATCGCGCGTACGAACGGCTTCGTGAAGAGTGA
- the pyrF gene encoding orotidine-5'-phosphate decarboxylase, with the protein MNFFEDLRDRIRMIDSVVSVGLDPDPHRLPGAVADRDLPRFAFNRRIVDATHEHAACYKPNAAFYEGPDGWRALEETVAYAHGKGVPVLLDAKRADIGNTTRQYAEVLEWVDAITVNPYLGRDSLQPFLDRHDSGVFVLCRTSNPGGADLQDLELETGEPVYRRVAALADLWNEGDNVGLVVGATAPEELETLRNEVPDLPFLVPGIGAQGGDAEAAVEHGLIDRDGVDVGLVNSSRGIIFAGEDAVGATGADVTDAELDRYVNAAGDAAKRLKKELNRYR; encoded by the coding sequence ATGAACTTCTTCGAGGATCTCCGGGATCGCATCCGGATGATCGACAGCGTCGTGTCGGTGGGGCTGGATCCGGATCCGCACAGGCTTCCGGGAGCAGTCGCCGATCGAGACCTCCCGCGGTTCGCGTTCAACCGACGGATCGTCGATGCGACCCACGAACACGCCGCCTGCTACAAGCCGAACGCCGCCTTTTACGAGGGCCCGGACGGCTGGCGGGCGCTCGAGGAGACGGTCGCGTACGCCCACGGAAAGGGGGTTCCGGTGCTCCTGGACGCGAAACGGGCGGACATCGGAAACACGACGCGCCAATACGCCGAGGTGCTGGAGTGGGTCGACGCGATAACCGTCAACCCGTATCTCGGTCGGGACTCGTTGCAGCCGTTCCTGGACCGCCACGACAGTGGGGTGTTCGTGCTGTGTCGGACCTCCAATCCCGGCGGCGCGGATCTCCAGGATCTCGAACTCGAAACCGGGGAGCCGGTGTATCGCCGGGTCGCCGCTCTCGCTGATCTCTGGAACGAGGGCGACAACGTCGGACTCGTCGTCGGCGCGACCGCCCCCGAGGAACTGGAGACGCTCCGGAACGAGGTCCCGGACCTGCCGTTTCTGGTTCCGGGAATCGGCGCCCAGGGAGGGGACGCGGAGGCTGCAGTCGAACACGGGCTAATCGATCGCGATGGGGTGGACGTCGGCCTGGTGAATTCCTCGCGCGGGATCATCTTCGCCGGCGAGGACGCCGTCGGCGCGACGGGAGCGGACGTCACCGATGCCGAACTCGACCGGTACGTGAACGCGGCCGGCGACGCCGCGAAACGGCTCAAAAAAGAACTGAACCGGTACCGGTAG
- a CDS encoding HVO_0416 family zinc finger protein: protein MASAPSADDELFDEFLSDRGHEMAETRWEYSYNKKQCPECGGLNDESSTECSVCGWHPGAA, encoded by the coding sequence ATGGCCTCTGCACCGAGTGCCGACGACGAGCTGTTCGACGAATTCCTTTCGGACCGCGGCCACGAAATGGCGGAGACGCGATGGGAATATTCGTATAACAAAAAGCAGTGCCCGGAGTGCGGCGGTCTCAACGACGAATCGTCGACGGAGTGCTCGGTATGCGGCTGGCATCCGGGTGCGGCCTGA